In one Arachis duranensis cultivar V14167 chromosome 9, aradu.V14167.gnm2.J7QH, whole genome shotgun sequence genomic region, the following are encoded:
- the LOC107464793 gene encoding nudix hydrolase 23, chloroplastic — protein sequence MITTVIMMLKLKAIEILPSSSAFAATTQHWKHRIRIRIRIRISQSFFSSLSIPSSFSLHPSFKHFPSVAMASLSSTSNDSSSSPSSSLHSAGDVQKIKFCQWCGGTTKHDIPDGEERLRAICTTCGKIAYQNPKMVVGCLIEHDNKVLLCKRKIEPSYGLWTLPAGYLEIGESAMEGAIRETREEANADVEVISPFAQLDIPLIGQTYIIFLAKLRKPHFSPGSESSECKLFSLDEIPFSSLSFSSMVVTLNLYVEDMKAGRNPKFHYGTINKRPGTSPSDIDAFTLEDHMQS from the exons ATGATAACAACAGTAATAATGATGCTGAAACTGAAAGCTATTGAGATCCTGCCTTCTTCATCTGCTTTTGCTGCTACCACTCAACATTGGAAACACCGTATTCGTATTCGTATTCGTATTCGTATAAGTCAAAGCTTCTTCTCCTCCCTTTCAATCCCGTCATCATTTTCTCTTCACCCTTCTTTCAAACACTTCCCCTCCGTAGCCATGGCTTCTCTCTCATCTACCTCCAATGACTCCTCGTCTTCTCCCTCTTCGTCACTTCACTCCGCC GGAGATGTTCAAAAGATTAAGTTCTGTCAGTGGTGTGGTGGTACAACAAAGCATGATATACCTGATGGAGAAGAAAGGTTGAGAGCTATATGTACAACTTGTGGGAAGATTGCCTATCAGAACCCAAAAATG GTAGTTGGCTGTCTTATTGAACATGATAACAAGGTCCTGCTTTGCAAGCGGAAGATTGAACCATCTTATGGCCTTTG GACGCTTCCTGCTGGGTATTTGGAAATCGGAGAGTCGGCTATGGAAGGTGCTATTAGGGAAACAAGGGAAGAAGCCAATGCAGATGTGGAAGTGATTTCTCCTTTTGCTCAATTGGATATTCCTTTAATTGGCCAA ACTTACATAATCTTCTTGGCAAAGCTAAGGAAGCCCCACTTTTCGCCAGGTTCAGAATCATCAGAATGCAAGCTTTTCTCGCTTGATGAAATACCTTTCAGTTCTTTATCTTTCTCGTCAATGGTGGTTACCTTAAATTTG TATGTTGAGGACATGAAGGCAGGAAGAAATCCCAAATTCCATTATGGTACTATTAACAAAAG GCCGGGTACTAGTCCTTCCGATATTGATGCGTTTACACTGGAGGATCATATGCAGTCATGA